The following proteins are co-located in the Ictalurus punctatus breed USDA103 chromosome 14, Coco_2.0, whole genome shotgun sequence genome:
- the asb15a gene encoding ankyrin repeat and SOCS box protein 15 isoform X3, translated as MDSTDELDEDDQLLNYAIQLSIEESWSNDFPASVENQKIFDAIKRAAEPLLFPGDLYTLQEMSRCPAAFTEVDAKGWYPLHRASVQQSVQVLERVIYASYRLTLEEETADGETPLTLATQAGLVEIVRTLLEHGASPHRTNGRNESPLLLAVRTDSYDIALALIKRGAQVNQVCLKKWTAMHEAAKVGCVDTLKLLLQYGGQVSETDQHGVTPMGIAAEYAQAEVLDILIHKGGDVNAQAPNGDSVLYDVAGSGNPDCIDLLLQNGANPNIASLSAQLPIHRAAYEGHYLALRMLIPITTRRALRLAGQSPVHSAADGGHAQCLELLLEKGFDVNSLLDQHISENFGDMRKSALYFCVSNGDVTCTQLLLRAGAKTDLDPLSCLLVAYCLRDEMMMRMLLNSGYDADKCFVCHHDLTWTDRSHHSDHSSKKISFCDFVSVSWLVQYAGRAVRVLLDYVGYVPICSKLKMVLEKQKEWPEICDILGTPLSLKHMCRLLIRRRMTPRKLGDPGIINSAPFPPLLKKYLMYREYDLYGSLCADE; from the exons ATGGACAGTACAGACGAATTAGATGAAGATGACCAGCTTCTTAATTATGCCATCCAGCTGAGTATTGAAGAGTCTTGGAGCAATGATTTTCCAGCAAG TGTGGAAAATCAAAAGATTTTTGATGCAATCAAAAGGG CAGCGGAACCCCTTTTATTCCCAGGTGACCTGTATACCCTGCAGGAGATGTCGAGGTGCCCGGCTGCATTTACTGAGGTGGATGCTAAAGGCTGGTACCCACTTCACAGGGCATCAGTACAACAGTCAGTACAAGTGCTGGAAAGAGTGATATATG CATCTTACAGGCTGACCCTTGAGGAGGAAACAGCAGATGGAGAGACCCCTTTGACTCTGGCTACTCAAGCAGGTTTGGTAGAGATTGTTCGCACTTTGCTGGAGCATGGAGCTTCTCCTCATAGAACCAATGGCAGGAATGAATCTCCTCTATTACTGG CTGTAAGAACAGATTCTTATGATATAGCTTTAGCACTTATAAAACGAGGTGCACAGGTGAACCAGGTCTGTCTGAAGAAGTGGACAGCTATGCATGAGGCTGCTAAAGTGGGCTGCGTTGATACCCTGAAGCTTTTACTGCAGTACGGAGGCCAGGTCTCAGAGACAGATCAGCATGGCGTGACCCCAATGGGCATTGCTGCAGAATACGCCCAGGCCGAAGTTTTAGATATCCTTATTCACAAAG GTGGTGATGTAAATGCTCAGGCACCGAATGGAGACAGTGTTCTATATGATGTTGCTGGTTCTGGTAATCCTGACTGTATCGACCTTCTCCTCCAAAATGGGGCCAATCCCAACATCGCCAGCCTCTCCGCACAGCTACCTATTCATCGAGCTGCTTACGAAGGGCACTACCT TGCGTTGAGGATGTTGATCCCTATCACTACAAGAAGAGCTCTGCGGCTTGCAGGCCAGAGTCCAGTTCACTCAGCAGCAGATGGCGGCCATGCACAGTGCCTCGAGCTTCTACTGGAGAAAGGCTTTGATGTCAATTCCCTTCTAGACCAGCATATATCTGAAAATTTTGGTGATATGAGGAAGAGCGCCCTGTACTTTTGCGTCTCCAATGGAGATGTGACTTGTACTCAGTTGTTGCTCAGAGCTGGTGCTAAAACTGACTTGGATCCTCTGAGCTGTCTCCTGGTGGCA TATTGCCTCAGGGATGAGATGATGATGCGGATGCTACTTAACAGTGGCTATGATGCTGACAAATGCTTCGTCTGTCATCATGACTTAACGTGGACTGACCGGAGTCATCACTCAGACCATTCAAGTAAAAAGATCTCT ttttgtGACTTCGTCAGTGTCTCATGGCTGGTGCAGTATGCAGGAAGAGCTGTGCGGGTTCTTCTGGACTATGTTGGCTATGTCCCAATCTGTTCAAAACTGAAAATGGTTCTGGAGAAGCAGAAAGAATGGCCAGAAATTTGTGACATATTAG GAACCCCCCTGTCGCTAAAGCACATGTGCAGGCTGTTGATCAGGAGAAGGATGACCCCAAGGAAACTGGGAGACCCAGGCATTATCAACTCTGCTCCATTCCCACCTTTACTTAAGAAATACTTGATGTATAGGGAGTATGACCTGTATGGCAGCTTATGTGCAGATGAATGA
- the asb15a gene encoding ankyrin repeat and SOCS box protein 15 isoform X2 gives MDSTDELDEDDQLLNYAIQLSIEESWSNDFPASVENQKIFDAIKRGDLYTLQEMSRCPAAFTEVDAKGWYPLHRASVQQSVQVLERVIYASYRLTLEEETADGETPLTLATQAGLVEIVRTLLEHGASPHRTNGRNESPLLLAVRTDSYDIALALIKRGAQVNQVCLKKWTAMHEAAKVGCVDTLKLLLQYGGQVSETDQHGVTPMGIAAEYAQAEVLDILIHKGGDVNAQAPNGDSVLYDVAGSGNPDCIDLLLQNGANPNIASLSAQLPIHRAAYEGHYLALRMLIPITTRRALRLAGQSPVHSAADGGHAQCLELLLEKGFDVNSLLDQHISENFGDMRKSALYFCVSNGDVTCTQLLLRAGAKTDLDPLSCLLVAVRAGRYEIVKLLLANGANVNYYFTVVNDTLFPTALQYCLRDEMMMRMLLNSGYDADKCFVCHHDLTWTDRSHHSDHSSKKISFCDFVSVSWLVQYAGRAVRVLLDYVGYVPICSKLKMVLEKQKEWPEICDILGTPLSLKHMCRLLIRRRMTPRKLGDPGIINSAPFPPLLKKYLMYREYDLYGSLCADE, from the exons ATGGACAGTACAGACGAATTAGATGAAGATGACCAGCTTCTTAATTATGCCATCCAGCTGAGTATTGAAGAGTCTTGGAGCAATGATTTTCCAGCAAG TGTGGAAAATCAAAAGATTTTTGATGCAATCAAAAGGG GTGACCTGTATACCCTGCAGGAGATGTCGAGGTGCCCGGCTGCATTTACTGAGGTGGATGCTAAAGGCTGGTACCCACTTCACAGGGCATCAGTACAACAGTCAGTACAAGTGCTGGAAAGAGTGATATATG CATCTTACAGGCTGACCCTTGAGGAGGAAACAGCAGATGGAGAGACCCCTTTGACTCTGGCTACTCAAGCAGGTTTGGTAGAGATTGTTCGCACTTTGCTGGAGCATGGAGCTTCTCCTCATAGAACCAATGGCAGGAATGAATCTCCTCTATTACTGG CTGTAAGAACAGATTCTTATGATATAGCTTTAGCACTTATAAAACGAGGTGCACAGGTGAACCAGGTCTGTCTGAAGAAGTGGACAGCTATGCATGAGGCTGCTAAAGTGGGCTGCGTTGATACCCTGAAGCTTTTACTGCAGTACGGAGGCCAGGTCTCAGAGACAGATCAGCATGGCGTGACCCCAATGGGCATTGCTGCAGAATACGCCCAGGCCGAAGTTTTAGATATCCTTATTCACAAAG GTGGTGATGTAAATGCTCAGGCACCGAATGGAGACAGTGTTCTATATGATGTTGCTGGTTCTGGTAATCCTGACTGTATCGACCTTCTCCTCCAAAATGGGGCCAATCCCAACATCGCCAGCCTCTCCGCACAGCTACCTATTCATCGAGCTGCTTACGAAGGGCACTACCT TGCGTTGAGGATGTTGATCCCTATCACTACAAGAAGAGCTCTGCGGCTTGCAGGCCAGAGTCCAGTTCACTCAGCAGCAGATGGCGGCCATGCACAGTGCCTCGAGCTTCTACTGGAGAAAGGCTTTGATGTCAATTCCCTTCTAGACCAGCATATATCTGAAAATTTTGGTGATATGAGGAAGAGCGCCCTGTACTTTTGCGTCTCCAATGGAGATGTGACTTGTACTCAGTTGTTGCTCAGAGCTGGTGCTAAAACTGACTTGGATCCTCTGAGCTGTCTCCTGGTGGCAGTAAGAGCTGGCAGATATGAGATAGTTAAGCTGCTTCTGGCCAATGGAGCTAACGTGAACTACTACTTCACAGTGGTCAATGACACTCTGTTCCCCACTGCTTTACAGTATTGCCTCAGGGATGAGATGATGATGCGGATGCTACTTAACAGTGGCTATGATGCTGACAAATGCTTCGTCTGTCATCATGACTTAACGTGGACTGACCGGAGTCATCACTCAGACCATTCAAGTAAAAAGATCTCT ttttgtGACTTCGTCAGTGTCTCATGGCTGGTGCAGTATGCAGGAAGAGCTGTGCGGGTTCTTCTGGACTATGTTGGCTATGTCCCAATCTGTTCAAAACTGAAAATGGTTCTGGAGAAGCAGAAAGAATGGCCAGAAATTTGTGACATATTAG GAACCCCCCTGTCGCTAAAGCACATGTGCAGGCTGTTGATCAGGAGAAGGATGACCCCAAGGAAACTGGGAGACCCAGGCATTATCAACTCTGCTCCATTCCCACCTTTACTTAAGAAATACTTGATGTATAGGGAGTATGACCTGTATGGCAGCTTATGTGCAGATGAATGA
- the asb15a gene encoding ankyrin repeat and SOCS box protein 15 isoform X1 — MDSTDELDEDDQLLNYAIQLSIEESWSNDFPASVENQKIFDAIKRAAEPLLFPGDLYTLQEMSRCPAAFTEVDAKGWYPLHRASVQQSVQVLERVIYASYRLTLEEETADGETPLTLATQAGLVEIVRTLLEHGASPHRTNGRNESPLLLAVRTDSYDIALALIKRGAQVNQVCLKKWTAMHEAAKVGCVDTLKLLLQYGGQVSETDQHGVTPMGIAAEYAQAEVLDILIHKGGDVNAQAPNGDSVLYDVAGSGNPDCIDLLLQNGANPNIASLSAQLPIHRAAYEGHYLALRMLIPITTRRALRLAGQSPVHSAADGGHAQCLELLLEKGFDVNSLLDQHISENFGDMRKSALYFCVSNGDVTCTQLLLRAGAKTDLDPLSCLLVAVRAGRYEIVKLLLANGANVNYYFTVVNDTLFPTALQYCLRDEMMMRMLLNSGYDADKCFVCHHDLTWTDRSHHSDHSSKKISFCDFVSVSWLVQYAGRAVRVLLDYVGYVPICSKLKMVLEKQKEWPEICDILGTPLSLKHMCRLLIRRRMTPRKLGDPGIINSAPFPPLLKKYLMYREYDLYGSLCADE; from the exons ATGGACAGTACAGACGAATTAGATGAAGATGACCAGCTTCTTAATTATGCCATCCAGCTGAGTATTGAAGAGTCTTGGAGCAATGATTTTCCAGCAAG TGTGGAAAATCAAAAGATTTTTGATGCAATCAAAAGGG CAGCGGAACCCCTTTTATTCCCAGGTGACCTGTATACCCTGCAGGAGATGTCGAGGTGCCCGGCTGCATTTACTGAGGTGGATGCTAAAGGCTGGTACCCACTTCACAGGGCATCAGTACAACAGTCAGTACAAGTGCTGGAAAGAGTGATATATG CATCTTACAGGCTGACCCTTGAGGAGGAAACAGCAGATGGAGAGACCCCTTTGACTCTGGCTACTCAAGCAGGTTTGGTAGAGATTGTTCGCACTTTGCTGGAGCATGGAGCTTCTCCTCATAGAACCAATGGCAGGAATGAATCTCCTCTATTACTGG CTGTAAGAACAGATTCTTATGATATAGCTTTAGCACTTATAAAACGAGGTGCACAGGTGAACCAGGTCTGTCTGAAGAAGTGGACAGCTATGCATGAGGCTGCTAAAGTGGGCTGCGTTGATACCCTGAAGCTTTTACTGCAGTACGGAGGCCAGGTCTCAGAGACAGATCAGCATGGCGTGACCCCAATGGGCATTGCTGCAGAATACGCCCAGGCCGAAGTTTTAGATATCCTTATTCACAAAG GTGGTGATGTAAATGCTCAGGCACCGAATGGAGACAGTGTTCTATATGATGTTGCTGGTTCTGGTAATCCTGACTGTATCGACCTTCTCCTCCAAAATGGGGCCAATCCCAACATCGCCAGCCTCTCCGCACAGCTACCTATTCATCGAGCTGCTTACGAAGGGCACTACCT TGCGTTGAGGATGTTGATCCCTATCACTACAAGAAGAGCTCTGCGGCTTGCAGGCCAGAGTCCAGTTCACTCAGCAGCAGATGGCGGCCATGCACAGTGCCTCGAGCTTCTACTGGAGAAAGGCTTTGATGTCAATTCCCTTCTAGACCAGCATATATCTGAAAATTTTGGTGATATGAGGAAGAGCGCCCTGTACTTTTGCGTCTCCAATGGAGATGTGACTTGTACTCAGTTGTTGCTCAGAGCTGGTGCTAAAACTGACTTGGATCCTCTGAGCTGTCTCCTGGTGGCAGTAAGAGCTGGCAGATATGAGATAGTTAAGCTGCTTCTGGCCAATGGAGCTAACGTGAACTACTACTTCACAGTGGTCAATGACACTCTGTTCCCCACTGCTTTACAGTATTGCCTCAGGGATGAGATGATGATGCGGATGCTACTTAACAGTGGCTATGATGCTGACAAATGCTTCGTCTGTCATCATGACTTAACGTGGACTGACCGGAGTCATCACTCAGACCATTCAAGTAAAAAGATCTCT ttttgtGACTTCGTCAGTGTCTCATGGCTGGTGCAGTATGCAGGAAGAGCTGTGCGGGTTCTTCTGGACTATGTTGGCTATGTCCCAATCTGTTCAAAACTGAAAATGGTTCTGGAGAAGCAGAAAGAATGGCCAGAAATTTGTGACATATTAG GAACCCCCCTGTCGCTAAAGCACATGTGCAGGCTGTTGATCAGGAGAAGGATGACCCCAAGGAAACTGGGAGACCCAGGCATTATCAACTCTGCTCCATTCCCACCTTTACTTAAGAAATACTTGATGTATAGGGAGTATGACCTGTATGGCAGCTTATGTGCAGATGAATGA